In Acidobacteriota bacterium, the DNA window ACCCACAATCTTTACGCCACTGGATGATGGAACGGGCGTGCTCCTTAACCTCGACACCCTCTTCTATTACAGCCTCAATCGCACTGGTGTTGTGCTTTGGCAGGAGTTAGAACGCGGCAATCCGTCCACACTCGATGATCTGGTTCGCGCGATTTGCGTGCGCTTCGAGGTGGACGAAGATGCGGCTCGCGAAGAAATCGGAGCTTTCATCGGGCGGCTCGAGGAATTCAGAATGGTCCATGTACCTGATTGACGCGCTGTGCCCGAGTATCCTGCGTGTCGCTATGCCGCACGTTTGAACATGGGCGGACGAACGAAAACATCCAGGTCTCGCTCAAGAATGAGGCTGGTCGCCCGAGAATTCCGCGGTCTCCGCTGCGTTCCATACGCCCAGTAAGCGGCTACAACGCTTAAGACCTGTCAGCGCTCGCTAACACTGCCAACGCCTGGCGATGTCATTGCTCACTGGAGTGTGGGGACAGACCGACCGATGGAATACGTTAGGGCTACATCCAAACATGATGGCCGCCGCTACGTTGCGATCTACCGCAAGTGGTTTAGCGATAACCTTGGCGCTTGGGAGTTGGAGTTAGTGCCCTGGACGCTCCGATTGCTGGACTTACTGGATCTGCCAAACACCTTTCCTCTTCAAATGCCTTCAGCGCGAGCGTCCGAATAGTCCTGCTCCTGGAGTTGGATTTTACGGCCTATCGTTTCGAGACCAACGCGCGAAAATCACTGCCCGGTTCGTTTCAGTGGTTTGGGAGTGAGCTCTCTACTGTGAGCGAAAGTTTTTTTCCTTCTTGGCGGGTTCCGTAAATACAGATTCTAAATGAATTAGATGAAACGAACGAAATTCTTCCAACATTGCTCATAAATTACTTTAACTTTTTCCTTGCATCGTGTTGAAAGGTATGATATAAACCGCCGCGTAGACAACACCGCTTCATGTTCCTGCCATAAAGCGGTACTGTTTTG includes these proteins:
- a CDS encoding PqqD family protein, which gives rise to MRVEKSTPTIFTPLDDGTGVLLNLDTLFYYSLNRTGVVLWQELERGNPSTLDDLVRAICVRFEVDEDAAREEIGAFIGRLEEFRMVHVPD